Within the Kribbella aluminosa genome, the region AGGCGTACGGCGAGTTCATGGCCCGCGTGTACACGATCCGCGGCCCGGCCTGGCGAATGCTGCCGACCGTCGCCAACGACCAGCCGGCCATCGGCGCCTACGTGCGCGGGGACGACGGGCTCTTCCACGCGCACAGCCTGCAGGTGTTCACCGTCGCCAAGGCCGGCATCACGCACAACGTGGTCTTCTTCGACCAGGAGCTGTTCGAGTACTTCGGGCTGCCGCTAGAGGCCGTCTGAGACCTTGAACGAGATCCACAGGTCCGGCGTCGCGTCGGGGTTGCCGCGGATCGGGCGCTCCTCCTGCGTCCACACGTCCCCGGACGTCTCGGTCGCGACCCGCTGCCAGAACCGGACCGCCTTCTCGTTGTTGCCCTGGAACGCGACGTCGCACGGACCGGGGTGGTGCGACAGCACCTCCTGGACCGCCTGCAGCCCGTAGCCGTGCCGCCTGGCCGGACGGACCATGAAGAACGCGTTGAGTACATGCACCGGCTGTTGCAGCGCCCGCATGAAACAGAACCCGATCGGAACCTCGCCCAGCGAGATCAGGTACCCGGCCCACTCCGGGTCACCGGTCAGTACCTTCTCCAGCCACTCGCTGCGATAGCTGCCGTCGGGACGCGGAAGCTGGCCCTGGAACTCGGACAGGTCATGGCGGAACAGCAGCCACAGTCGCTCCATCAGGATGCGGTCGGACGCCTGCACATGGCGTACCACCAGGTCGGACATACGTCTCCTCACGAGGGTTTGAGAACGCAGAAAAGCCTCCCGCCGGAAGAGTCCGGTACGGAAGGCTTACTGCGTACAGCTTATCAGCTCTGCGGTGCGGACTGCCCGGCGACCCAGGTCATGTCGGCGTACCGGGTGCCGGCCGGAGTCAGCTTCGCCAGCGCCTCGACGTCGGCGGCGGACAGCTGGACCTCGAGGGCCGCCCAGTTCTCCTCCAGGTACTTGCGCCGCTTCGTCCCCGGGATCGGCGCCACGTCGTTGCCCTGCGCAAGCACCCAGGCGATGGCGATCTGCCCTGGCGTCGCGTCGTACCGGGTGGCGACGGCGCGGATCTCCTCGACCAGCTTCAGGTTCGCGTCGAGGTTGTCCGCCGAGAACCGCGGCAGGGTACGGCGGAAGTCGTCGTCGGCGAGCTCCGTCGGCAGCGCGCCGGTGAGTATGCCGCGGCCGAGCGGCGAGTACGGCACGATCCCGATGCCGAGCTCCCGGCAGGCCGGCAGCACCGACTCCTCGATGTCCCGGCTGAACAGCGACCACTCGGACTGTACGGCGGTGATCGGGTGTACGGCGTGCGCGCGCCGGATCGTCTCCGCGGACGCCTCGGACAGCCCGAGGTACCGCACCTTCCCGGCCGCGACCAGCTCGGCCATCGCCCCGACGGTCTCCTCGACCGGTACGCCGGGGTCCATCCGGTGCTGGTAGTACAGGTCCACGTGGTCGACGCCGAGCCGCTGCAGCGATCCGTCGATCGACGACCGGACGTACTCCGGCGAACCGTCGACGCCGCGCGTCTCAGCCTTCGCCGGATTGCCGAGGATGCCGAACTTCGTCGCCAGGAACACCTGGTCGCGGCGGTCGGCGACGGTCCTGCCGACCAGTTCCTCGTTGGCGCCCCAGCCGTACATGTCCGCGGTGTCGAGGAACGTGATGCCGAGGTCGAGTGCGCGGTGCAGGGTGGCGATCGACTCGTTGTCGTCGCGGGTGCCGTAGGCGGCGCTCATTCCCATACAGCCGAGGCCGAGCCGGCTGACCTCGGCGCCTTGAGTACCCAGTTTCATGAAGAATCTCCTGTTGGAAGGCATGGCTCCGCCGACCGAGCGTCCGCGACGGCCGGCTGAGCTGATCGGTTGGTTACGGTTCGGCGGTGCCGCCGTACGCGGCGATCTTGTAGTCGGTCACCTTCGAGTGCGCTCAAAGGCAAAGGTGACCTGCGTCACTCACGCCGTTCAGTTCAGGGAGCAGGCCGGTTGTCAATCGGCGGGGAAAGAAACTGGCGCCATCTGCAAACTTCTTTCCCCGACCGGCCGTCCCACTGCCGCGCAGTCGAGGCAGCGCCGGTCAGGCTTATTTCTGGCAGTCGGCGCAGGTGCCGAAGATCTCCAGGGTGTGGCTGATGTCGGCGTAGCCGTGCTCGGCGGCGACCTTGTCGGCCCAGCGCTCGACGGCCGGGCCTTCGACCTCCACGGTGCGGCCGCAGTTGCGGCAGACCAGGTGGTGGTGATGTCCCTTCGAGCAGCGCCGGTAGGCCGTCTCGCCGTCGGCGGTGCGCAGTACGTCGACCTCGCGGGAGTCCGCGAGTGCCTGCAGGGTGCGGTAGACGGTGGTCAGGCCGACGGCCTCGCCGGCCGACCGGAGCTCCAGGTGGATCTCCTGGGCGGTCCGGAATTCGTCGAGCTGGTCGAGCGCGTGCGCGACCGCCGCGCGCTGACGGGTCGAGCGTGTTCCGATTGCCACCGTTCCTCCTGTCATCTCCCTGCCGTCAGCAATTCTCTCAGAAGTCGGCAAATCAGTGCTCGTCCCAGTGATCACCGTGTGCCGCGTGCAGGTGACCGTCGTGCACGTAGTCGACATGGTCCCCGTGCTCGACCTTCTTGTGACGACAGTCCTCGCTGTGGGCGTGCGGGTGTCCAGCACTCACCACATGCGGCTCCGGCGCCGGTACTCCGACCTCAGGCTCCTCGTCCGCCAGTGGACGCGCGGACCGGCGACGGAGCAGTGTCCCGACGGTTGCGGCCACTACGAACCCGGCCAGCGCCAGTACGACGATGGTCGCGCCAGGTGCGACGTTGGCGTTGTAGGAGGTCACGATGCCGGCCAGACACGCCAGTACGCCGATGATGCACGCGGTCACGAACGTACTGCGGAAGGACCGCGTCACCTGCTGCGCTGTCGCTACTGGTACGACCATGAGCGCGCTGACGAGCAGGAGCCCCACAGTGCGCATGGCGACCGTCACGGTGACCGCAGCCATCACGGCGATCACCAGGTTGAGCAGCTGGACCCGGAGTCCCGTCGTACGAGCGAACTCCTCGTCCTGGCACACCGCGAACAGCTGCGGGCCCAGGCCGATCGCTACTACCAGCACGGCGATCGCCAGGCCGACAACGACGTACAGGTCGCTCTGGGAGACGGTGGTGAGCGAACCGAACAGGTAGGTGTTCAGCGTTGCGGCGCCCTGACCTGCCAGGCCGATCAGCAGGACACCACCGGCAATACCGCCGTAGAACAGGAGCGCCAGCGCCACGTCGCCGGTGGCCTTT harbors:
- a CDS encoding GNAT family N-acetyltransferase is translated as MSDLVVRHVQASDRILMERLWLLFRHDLSEFQGQLPRPDGSYRSEWLEKVLTGDPEWAGYLISLGEVPIGFCFMRALQQPVHVLNAFFMVRPARRHGYGLQAVQEVLSHHPGPCDVAFQGNNEKAVRFWQRVATETSGDVWTQEERPIRGNPDATPDLWISFKVSDGL
- a CDS encoding aldo/keto reductase, producing MKLGTQGAEVSRLGLGCMGMSAAYGTRDDNESIATLHRALDLGITFLDTADMYGWGANEELVGRTVADRRDQVFLATKFGILGNPAKAETRGVDGSPEYVRSSIDGSLQRLGVDHVDLYYQHRMDPGVPVEETVGAMAELVAAGKVRYLGLSEASAETIRRAHAVHPITAVQSEWSLFSRDIEESVLPACRELGIGIVPYSPLGRGILTGALPTELADDDFRRTLPRFSADNLDANLKLVEEIRAVATRYDATPGQIAIAWVLAQGNDVAPIPGTKRRKYLEENWAALEVQLSAADVEALAKLTPAGTRYADMTWVAGQSAPQS
- a CDS encoding Fur family transcriptional regulator codes for the protein MAIGTRSTRQRAAVAHALDQLDEFRTAQEIHLELRSAGEAVGLTTVYRTLQALADSREVDVLRTADGETAYRRCSKGHHHHLVCRNCGRTVEVEGPAVERWADKVAAEHGYADISHTLEIFGTCADCQK
- a CDS encoding metal ABC transporter permease, which produces MTMFQLEFMQRALIAGLLTGLSAPAIGTYLVQRRLSLMGDGIGHIAITGVALGLLTGSAPVLTAVIVSIAGATAIELVRARGKATGDVALALLFYGGIAGGVLLIGLAGQGAATLNTYLFGSLTTVSQSDLYVVVGLAIAVLVVAIGLGPQLFAVCQDEEFARTTGLRVQLLNLVIAVMAAVTVTVAMRTVGLLLVSALMVVPVATAQQVTRSFRSTFVTACIIGVLACLAGIVTSYNANVAPGATIVVLALAGFVVAATVGTLLRRRSARPLADEEPEVGVPAPEPHVVSAGHPHAHSEDCRHKKVEHGDHVDYVHDGHLHAAHGDHWDEH